The proteins below come from a single Eucalyptus grandis isolate ANBG69807.140 chromosome 3, ASM1654582v1, whole genome shotgun sequence genomic window:
- the LOC104415521 gene encoding uncharacterized protein LOC104415521 produces MSTIGPEDVTEAEGGGGGEMSMVGPEEDRDPMIAEAKRFVENYYSTFDANREGLVNLYRQRSVLKIDGRKIQGKEAILAKLTSLPQPCHHEFAEVSCGTYRLAPASASVAVSVLVGGGTWLGGKKEEADAALIQQSFNLVPARGGSFYIARQSGMLFDLKKPRTGALSSWLPKPPPSASPVHVSLFQILSSAYPPTSAATAPSTPPQFERLSISNPNTTHDETSSVSTET; encoded by the exons atgtCGACGATCGGTCCAGAAGACGTGACAGaagcggaaggaggaggaggaggagagatgtCGATGGTGGGTCCGGAAGAAGACAGGGATCCGATGATAGCGGAGGCCAAGCGGTTCGTGGAGAACTACTACAGCACGTTCGACGCGAACAGGGAGGGCTTGGTGAACCTGTACCGGCAACGATCGGTGCTGAAAATCGACGGCCGGAAGATCCAGGGCAAGGAGGCTATCCTCGCCAAACTCACCTCCCTTCCGCAGCCGTGCCACCACGAATTCGCCGAGGTCAGTTGCGGCACCTATCGCTTGGCACCCGCATCGGCATCGGTCGCCGTGTCCGTCCTGGTCGGGGGCGGGACGTGGTTAGGCGGCAAGAAGGAGGAGGCGGACGCCGCCCTTATACAGCAG AGCTTCAATCTGGTGCCAGCACGAGGAGGAAGCTTTTACATAGCTCGACAATCTGGGATGCTCTTTGATCTCAAGAAGCCTCGGACCGGGGCTCTGTCCTCCTGGCTACCGAAACCTCCCCCCTCGGCATCGCCCGTTCATGTCTCGTTATTTCAAATCCTATCCTCGGCATACCCGCCGACGTCGGCTGCCACGGCACCGAGTACGCCTCCGCAATTCGAACGCCTCAGCATTTCGAATCCGAATACCACCCATGATGAAACTTCCTCCGTCTCTACAGAGACCTGA
- the LOC120291128 gene encoding uncharacterized protein LOC120291128 — protein sequence MDDERLKDMAAGWGVLYHDILARDRQELISFYDEACMDFDGVRLGTPEAIAAFVNGLDRFKFHLDEFDAFVDHVAQRIYASFGGQYGREEDVVLPYNFNHSFILQMTAQQGATLVFSVFRTEPDAMDEGQAAEEEEEEEEEEEDRSQFQALLEKVGLPDMEEGRTAPPAAALDA from the exons ATGGATGATGAAAGACTCAAAGACATGGCGGCAGGTTGGGGTGTGTTATACCATGATATTTTGGCAAGGGATAGGCAAGAGCTGATAAGCTTTTATGATGAAGCGTGCATGGATTTTGATGGGGTCCGTCTTGGGACCCCGGAGGCCATTGCTGCGTTTGTGAACGGTTTGGATAGATTCAAGTTCCATTTGGATGAGTTCGATGCGTTCGTTGACCACGTCGCTCAACGCATCTACGCCTCCTTTGGTGGACAGTATGGGAGGGAAGAGGACGTTGTGCTACCATACAACTTCAACCat AGTTTTATTCTGCAAATGACAGCACAGCAGGGAGCAACCCTTGTATTTTCCGTCTTCCGTACGGAACCAGATGCCATGGATGAAGGACAGgcagcggaggaggaggaggaggaggaggaggaggaggaggaccgATCCCAGTTTCAGGCACTACTGGAGAAAGTGGGGCTCCCGGATATGGAGGAAGGCAGGACAGCGCCACCAGCAGCGGCGCTGGATGCTTGA